The nucleotide window CGGCGGTCGCCGGAAAACTACTGGCGAGCGAGTTGAGTGCCTCGTCTCCGGTCGCTACTCGCGTATGCGAGCGCCGCAAACGCTATCTTCGAGGCTGTTTCCCCTAGACCTGCTCTGATGCTTGGCAGCAAGGTAAACACCGCTGAGTAGATGGTCGGCATCGCCACGTTGATCGCCGCCGACGCCGCATCCTCTCCGACCATGACCAATGGTGGTGGGGCTGGCGGCAAGCTACGCGCGTCGGCAGCCAGTTCTTCTGCTACGGACTCGAGAATGGACGGGTCGCATCTCAGTGGCGGTAAGGGCATTGCCGAATCCCTCCGTTGGGTAAGGCATCTCCGGTTGGGCGAACATCTTGACGGGGCACCCGCCGGTCGTGGTCACAGCCCCGCCTCGCGGCATCGAATGGGCGTCGTGCGGTACCAAAGAATGCCGCTGGATCAACGCGAGCACGCGTTCGCAGCGTGCTTGGTACCACCTGCCCGCCCACGGCGCTTCCGCATTCGTCGACCGGTGGCCCGCTGGCGCGCATGCCAGACAGGCAGGCCCGGGATCGTTAATTTGCCTCATCGTCACGAACGCGCGCCCGCAAATATGACGTCTTGAGTAGAAATCCACGGCGAAGTGTCGCACACTAGTTGTGCAATCATGCGCTCGATCCTTCTTTGCACCAGCACGCATTCGTTTCTTAATCCCTTGGTGGGACACATATACCGCAGTTGGTGCATTCATTCAAGGGGTTTGCTGTGGAATGAATTTCCTTATCAACTTTCGATGATTTTTGCCGATCGTAGCGGCGCTGCCGCGGTGGCAACCCTAAAGGCCGCCAACCGTGCCCGCCAGTCCGATTGCCGGCACGATCGTTTCAGCTCTACCGGCACTATTCGGAGCGATTCCGGGGTGCGCTGCAGCGGCTCCACCCATGGGGCTGGGCCGCTCGGTGTCCGCCCCCAGCCCTGCGAATTATGCAGCGGGCTGATGAATTATTTCAGCGGTCGTCGGTGAATAAATTCTGGCGACAAAACCAGTAGGTCGACCCCGATCGGTTGGGTCATGGTTTAAGGGGTCTGATGCCCACGTTGTGGCCGGAAGGCGCGACAAAGTCATGGCGAAAAGGGAAATAATTCACCCGATGCTGTTAGACACGGAGTGGGGTGCTAGTCGAGTGGGTTGGTCGTGATCAGACTGGCGAGTTTGTGGTCGAAGACGGACACAGCGGTAGCGCTACCCGGCTTGCGCGCGGCCTGATTTTCGAAGCACGTTAGGAACTCGTTGACGAAGTCTTGCCGCGGGTAGCGGGCAAGCACCTCGGCCCGGGTCTCGAGTGGGAATTCCTCCGGGCGCAGGCCAACGACATCCCAGGCTGTGGCCACCTGAAGAAGGTGTGACTCGGGATCGACGTCGGCCGCTACGGCGTCACGCATGTGCAGCACGATGATTTCCGCGGCCCTGGCGGCGCGTTCCGGGGTCCAGCCAGCCGCAATACCGAAAACCCAGGCCAGTTCACCACCGGCGTTCTCGAACGGCACTGTGTGGCTGTCGAACACGTCGGTGAGCGCCATGTCGTGAAGCATCGCCGAGACATACAACAGCTCGTCGTCGTAGTTGATGCGATGGGTCGCGGCGTAGTGCGCACCCCACAGGTAAGAGCGGATGCAGTGGTCGCGAAGCGAGGGTGTATAGCAGCGGTTTGCCACCGTCAGCGCGGCTGCGGCGGCCGGTGTGTTCGGAAACATCTTCGTGAAACGACGCAGCGTGCTATCGCATTCCGGTGAGCTGGGCAGCCGTCCCGTCTTTCCCCACGCATATTGGCTACCGAAGCTTCGGCGTCAGCGACGCCCAGTCGTGCCTATGGATGAGCGGTAAACGGCGCTGTGACAATGTTATTCACTCATGACCCGCGCCCGCTGGTGGCGGCACATCACGCCAGTCGGCCTTGACCTTCCCGTTGCCAACGGTGTCCACTCTAAAAAGGTTCCAGAAGGGGCGTGAATCATGGGCGCGGCCATCATGCTCGGCATGCTGTTTGGGCTGATTGCCCTGGTGTTCGTCGCGGTCTACTACTTCGACCCCGAAGCGCGTCCCGAAACGCGTGCAGGTCGGCGGCGATGAGCACCGAGCTGACGCCGTTGCTGACCGGGGCCGTGATCTTCGGTTGGGGCAGCGGCATCGTGTTCACCGCAATTGGGGCGTATCTGAGCATCCGCCGCGGCCGCCTGCACCCACTATTGTTGCTGTGCATCTCGGCAATTTCGTTCTCCTGGATCGAGGCGCCTTACGACTGGGCGATGTACGCGCAGTTCCCACCCGCTCTGCCCCGCATGCCACCGTGGTGGCCGTTGAACATGACGTGGGGTGGACTGCCGTCGTCGGTGCCGGTCGGCTACATCGGCTACTTCGTGCTACCCGCGGTGATCGGCGCCGCGCTCGGACGACGGTTGAGCGCGCGGTTCGGTTGGCGTCGACCGCTGACCCTGCTATCCGTCGGCCTTGTCGTGGGCTTTTGCTGGGCCTTCGTTTTCAACGCGTTTGTCGGCGCCCGGCTCGGCGTCTTTTTCTACGGCTACGTGATCCCCGGGCTGGCGGTCTTCGAGGGCACCAAGCACCAGTACCCGATCTATGACTCCTTGGCGTTGGGCTTTCAGATGATGGTGTTCACCTACTTGCTCGGCAGGACGGATTCCGACGGACGAAATGTCATCGAGATGTGGGCCGACAAGCGGTCAACGAGCCGTCTCCAGTTGTCGCTGCTGTCCGTCGGCGCCGTCGTTGTCATCGGAAACCTGCTCTACGGCGCGGTTTTTGCACCGCACCTCGCGACCAAGCTGGGCGGCTGGGTGACTTCGGGGCCGACGGAGCAGCTATTTCCCGGTGTACCGAACCAGCCCCGCTAGCGCGGCCTCGGTGACCAGGGGTGCGATCGGTGCGGCGATTCACTCACGGTGGTGCGGTGGAGCCTCATCGCGCAGCCATTCGTCGTTGGAGGCCCGCCGAATCAGATCCTCGTCGCCGAACCTGTCCAAGTCCTCGGGCGCGACGTGCACGCGCCGCGGTTTCGGCGCGCTCGGGGGCGGGGTTTCCGAATCCATGGCGGTGATTGTCTCCAATGTGCCCAACTCGGCCTTAAAAGCCCATCTTCTGGCATTTGATATTTCGATTCTGACAGACCATGCCGATACGGCCCTGGCCTTCAAGTACGCCCTCGGGGTGGCTCGCATGCTGTTCGCGCGGATCCTGCAGGGGTGGCTGGATGAGGATGAGCAAATCGTCGATTATCGGCGGCGTCGCATCTTCGGGGTCTGCATGAGCGATGCCACTGCCGCTCGCGAGAGCGGTCACCGCGATCAGGATGGCCGACGCTGCGTGGGCGATTCTGCGAAGTGGCATTGGTCAACCTCTCGGCGGCCTGCGACGGATTGCCGGCTGAGTCTGAAGCCTACTCGACAATCGCAGCCGTGAACGATCTGGCAAACGAACCGCTATCGGCCGCGCGGGTTGTGTCCAGAGTGACTTAGCTGCGTCGCAAACCAGCTACAAACGGGAAACAACTCAGATTTCATTAACCAGCAAAGGCGTCGGCGCAATCGGGTGGTGCTTAGCGTATCGGCTGTGATGCCGCTTTCCGCGGTCCTTCGACGGGCCGCGGTTCTGGCTGTGTGCCTCGTCGTGTCGGTCACCGCACCGTCGGCAGGTGCGCAACCGGACGCCCAACCCCCGCCCGGCGCTGTGCCGCCGGACGACGGGACAGTGCCTCCGGGCACACCCGCCAGGATCACCACTCCTGACGGCTGGAGCCTGGCTCTCGGCGCCAAGGACGAGAAGCACGTACCGGTGGCGCCGCTGACCACCGCGCTGTCCTCTCGCGAATACCTCTCCAGCGGGATCTTCGGCGCGTCGCTGACCGGGCCGGAAACTCCTCGGGGCATCCTCGAGGTCGGATACGAGATTGGCTGCGGTATCGACATGAGCACTTCCAACGGCTTCGTCATGGCAAACAGCGGCGGTGTCGCTCCATCGATCGGCGCCGAGCTTCCGTTGGGGCCGGGCCAGCCGCCGATTCTCATTCCACTGGTGACCGGGCAGTACAACAACCTGGTCAGCGTGGGGCTCAAGCCCGGATTCGTCGTCGTGGTGCCGGTGGTCAGAAAAGAATTCAAGGGAGCCAATCCCTGGATCATGATCAGCGCCTTCCATCTCAAGATCGACGGCTGCGTTGGCCAGTCGTTTGTCCGCTCGTATTCGACCTTGACCCGTATCACCGACGAATCCGACGTGGTCTTGTCCTACGTCGGCTCTACCAAGGCTGTCTGATCGCGTTGTGGAAGACCGCGGTCGATCTCGGTGCTACGCGGGGGTGGCGGGCTCGATCAGCAGCGTCGGCACGCCGCACGTACCGTTCTTCACGCTGACCACGCGCGTGCCAGGCCTGCGCCCCGGGCGAACGTCGGAGACGTCGAGCCCGGCTTCGGCAAGCCGCGTCCGCGCGGCGTCAGCGTTCGCAACGCGCCAGGACAACCCCCAGAGCTGATCGGTTCGAGCCGGGAGCTGCGCGTCGCTCAACGGCTCCGCGATCTCAACGGTGACTCCGCCCACCTGCAGGAACACCAGCCGCATGCCCCAGTCCACAAAACTGCGATCCAGCGCAAGACGCAGGCCCAGTCGATCGCGGTAGAGCGCAATCGCGGCATCCGCGTCGGAGGTCGTGAGCACTACGTGATCGATCCCGGTGATCACCGCCTCGTTGGATCCGGACGGTGGCGCCTCGGGAAGGCGATCGGGTGCCTCGTGCTCGATGGCGACCATTAACACGCCGCGGGTACGGGATTGCGGTAGCAGTGCGCTGCGCCAGCGCCGGACTTGCCCGGTTTCGGTGTCGCGGCCGAGACCGGGGGATACCGGCGAGGGCTCGAGACCGTTGGCCACGAGTTGTGCGTGTGCAAGGTCGAGATCAGCGGTGGCGAATGCGAGCCCGATCGGGCCCTCGCCTCGTTCATCCAACTGCGCCGCGACAGTGCGCCCGAGGGGACCATCGCCGTGCGGTGTGATCAGCTCGAGGTAGGTGTTGTTCAGCCGAAACAGTGCATTCGCCGTACCCCATCCGGGATGATCTCCGCGCCGCGACAGGCCGCGGGACAACAGCGTGGCGTAGCGCCGGGTGGCGTCACCGAGGTCGTGCACCGCGAGAATGACGTGGTCGAGAGCGTCGAACACGCACTCAGCATGCCTGATCGATCGGGTCGGGTGAACCCGGGTGAGGGTGGGCTCGCTAACCGTTGCTGGCGCGGGCCTTGATCGCGTCCTGGGAGATGTAAACGTCGAACTCGCCGGGCGCCGAGATGACCGCGTTGCCGTAGGCCGACCGCACGAACGGTCGGGTCCACCACTTGCCACCGCGCATGTCGGCGAAAAAGTCTCCGTCACCGCCGTTAAGAAAGATTTGGTGCTGTGTCGGCGAAACCCCGTCGAGGCGTTCACCAAAAAGCCGGGTCACCTTGTAACCGGAATGCATGCCCAGCACATTTACCCAGTGGTGCAGCTCGACAATGTCGGCCTGCAGCACCCACAGGTCGCCCTCGACCTGATAGGTGTGGCGGCTATATGCCTTGCCGTCATCGTCGTAGAGCGTGAGATCCACAGTGAGTTCATGCGCGGAGTTACTCACCGGGGTGGCCAGCACGTGGGCGGCTTTCACCTCGCCGGTCAGCCCCAAGTACGTCTGGACCACCGTGGCGAACCAGAGCACCAGAATCGAAACAACAAGCAGCGTAACGCCGGTGACCGCTCGTCCGGGCCGCAATCGCAGTCGGCGTCCCCGTGCCGTCGACTCCGGCGACCCGTCGCCGGAATGTACCTTCTGGCGTCGCCCGACCACCGACGACAACAACATCACCACTGCGGCAATGGCGACACCCGCCAGGACGATCTGCGCCAAGCCAAACTGGTGAGGATAGGTCATACCGGTAGCTGTACCCGCCGAACGTCAGTGCGAAGCGGATTCCCGCCGGTTCACCGCCGAATTGCACACAAAGCCGACTGAGGTAATTCGGGCAAACCGCCACGTGCATCGCCGACGCCGGCATACGCTCCGGCTACTCGGCGATCGGAATTGGTGGGCGGCTTGGGAGGCCGCCCTGATGTGGTGGGAGCGACGCTGTGTCCTATGTCTTTGCGTGGCCCGAGACGATGTCCGCGGTGGCCACCGACGTGGAGTCGATCGGTTTGGCGGTCGCGGCGGCAAACCAAAGCGTGACAGGTGCCACGACGCGGGTGCTAGCAGCTGCCGAGGACGAGGTGTCGGCGGCGATCGCGGCCCTGTTCTCCGCCCACGGCCAGGGCTATCAAGCGCTTAGCGCCCAGGCGGCGGCGTTTCAGCAGCGATTTGTCCAGACGTTGGTCGGCGCCGGCGAGGCCTATGCCGCCGCCGAGGCGGCCAACGTGTCGCCGTTGGTGGCCCTTGAGCAAGCGCTGTTAGGTATGCAGCTGGAAATTCAGCAGGCCCCAACGACGCTGGCCACCGGCTTTACCCAGATATCCAACACGATTATTACCGGAATCTTTGGTGCACCGGCCGATCCGCCCTTCCCGGCAACGCAGACTGGGACCTTCACCGGCACCCCGTCGCTGGCAACCAGACTTGAAATCGCTGCGTTGGCGCCGGTGAAACCCCTGCTGTCGTTATCCGGACTCGAAACTCAACTCGCCGTGCCGGGTAATCCGCTATTGGCGCTCATTGCCAGTGACATCCCGCCGCTGTCGTGGTTTATCGGCAACTCCCCGCCACCGTTGTTGAACTTGCTGCTCGGAGAAACGGTGCAATACACCACCTACAACGGGATGAGCGTGGTGCAGATTACGCCGGCTCACCCCACGGGGGAATACGTGGTCGCTATTCATGGGGGCGCGTTTATCATTCCGCCCTCGTTCCTCCATTGGATCAATTACTCGGTGATGGCTCACCAAACCGGCGCGACGGTTCAGGTGCCGATTTATCCATTGCTGCAAGAGGGAGGTACCGCCGCCACGGTGGTGCCCCAGATGGCCGGCCTTATCTCCTCCCAAATCGCCCAACACGGGTCCTCTAACGTCAGCGTGATCGGCGACTCCGCGGGTGGCAACCTCGCGCTCGCAGCTACCCAATATCTGGTGAGCCAGGCCCTACCCGTGCCAAGTTCGATGGTTCTGTTGTCTCCGTGGCTGGACGTCGGGATGACCAATCCCAATATTGCGTTCGTCCAGGACCCCTTGCTTCCGGTTGGCCCTGCGCAACAGATCGGCAAGGTGTGGGCAGGCAATCTTGCGGTGACCGACCCGCTGGTGAGTCCGCTGTATGGGTCACTCAACGGACTCCCGCCGACGTATGTCTACTCGGGCAACTTGGACATACTTTCGCCCGACGTGTTTGTCCTGCAGCACGAAGCCGCAGCGGTCGGGGCCCCGATCAATTTTGTGTTGGCCAACAGTCAAATTCATGACTGGATTCTGCTCACCCTGGACGGTCCGCGTTACTGGCCGCAGATCAACCGGGAACTCGGTATCGCGGCCTGACTGCAACGCAACTACGGAGTGCCGCCTAGCTTGCGGGCCGACTCGTTTCCGACGAGGACAAACACGGCTATTGGAACACCGACTTCGGCATCGGTAAACCACGGCAGCAACGACTCGGGCGCCGTCAACGACGGTACCGGGCAATCGGGCCTTTTCCGGGCCGCCTAGGGCCTACAGGTTCGGCTCGGTTTCCAACAGCCGCAGTGGGTGCAGGCCGTCGACCGCGCCGACAAACGGCGGATGGATGCTGTAGCCGAGCATGCGGCGAATGTCCTCGGAGACCGTTCGAGCGATCTCACGTGACACCGACAAGGAGAAGGCCTCCATCGGCCGCAACCACGGTTCACAGTACTGGGCGGTGACGGCGAGGCGCTCCCCGCTACTGGTGTTCGCGCCTCCGCCGTGCCACAGGGTGCCCACGAAAAAGACGCACGAGCCGGCGGGCATAACGACGGGTAGCGCGCGATCGTCGGGGCCCGGCCGGCGTTTGCCCCAGCGCTGGCTGCCGGGTATGACCACCGTGGCGCCATTGTTGGCGGTGAAGTCGTCGATCGCCCAGATCGTCGCCGCGGCCAGCGGTGCCCGGGGGCGCGGAACCGGGTAGAACCCGTCGTCATGGTGAGCCAGTTGCGCGGTCTCGCCGGGCAATATGTTGATGGCTTGCAATGCCGAAAGCAGGTAATTGGGCATCAGCAACCGGTCGAGCACCGCCAGCACCCGCGGATGGTCGACAAGCCGGTCGCACACCCGCGTGCGGCTCAGCACGCTGTAGATGCGCTGGGTATGCCGGCCCTCGAATGTGTTGCGCCCGGTATGCCCCAGCCAGGGTCGCACGATTTCGCGGATTTGCTGGCATTGCTCGTCACCGAGCAGGTTCTCCCAAATGACGTAGCCGTCGCGGTCCAGGGCCGCCATGTCGGCGTCGACGATTGCACCCTCAATCGAGCCGCCACCGCTGGGCGTCCACTTGAACCGTTGCGCCAGGTCGCCCTTGAGGTCCTCCAGCGTGGTGACGGCGTCGTCCTCGATGTTCATTGGCGCTTGTCCTTGTCCCGGCGTTCAGCAGCGTGGTCTTCCTCTGACCAGACTAGGCCGACGATGAAGAGAAAGTGGGTGACCCGAAAGCTGCTATCGAGGTGGTAGCTCCGGATGAAATGCCGCCTGATGCGTGCACGCATTGACGGCAACTAGCCCTGCAACGACTGTGCATGTGGTCAACTACTTGGACATCTAGGAATACCGTGAGAGACGTTCTAATGGATAATGACCAAAGCAGTTCTACTCCATCGCGATCTCCCGTTCCGCCGGACGAGCGGGCCGCCCTGCCGGATGGCCGCGGCGATACCGGCTTTTTAAAACGAATCGGTAAATGGTGGCGGGGGGAGCGCAGAGCGTTCCTTGCTGCTCACTTCGCGGTACACATTGCATCCGGCGAGTGGATGCTCAAAGGGCGCGTTAACGGCGGGACGGTTATCTTCTTTCGATCGGTACAGGTCGCGTTGACGGCTTGGCTGGTCGCCGTCTGGTTTCGATCCTTCTGCTACGCCGCTTGGCCCTTGCGTTTTGACGGTGTGCAATTCTTGCGCGATATGGGCAATCACCTCCCTTGGCTCGGAGCAACCTTTGGTGCGATTTACGTCGCGCTTTATACCAGGTTCTCCGCACAATGGAACTATCTCGCTGCCACCTATAACCAGCTGATGTCGACGCAAGCGCAGATCGAGGGACTGGCTCCGACTCTGGACCAGAGCCAGCCTGACCGCAACAAGAAGATCGTCGTCTGGAAGGCCGGCTTTATCGAAGATGCACAGGATCTGCATCTCGCCACCAAGCCCACCTTTGCGATGGCGATCCTGTACATGCTCAAGAACCAGGACATCGCTGACGTATTCGATGCCGGAGCCAAGGGCGGCGAGCAACGCCGGAAGAAGTTGGAGGCACTCCTGATAAAGAGCATCGGCGAAGACAACCTTCCAGCCCACTACATCCAGTACCAGGAAGGTTCGCTGGATACGCCAACTTCGACCCGGCCCGGGTAATGGATGGTCCTTGGTGGAAAACCTCACCAAGGGCGCTCGTGGCGGGTCGGCACATTTCTCTTGGTTGCAACGGCCGCTTCTCTTGGTTGCAACGGCGGCTTCTATTGGTCGCAACGGCGGCGAAAAGCCTCGCCTAGTTGTGCACCGGGAGTTTGGCGAAAGCGGGCGATACACCATGCGTCCACGGTTTCGTTACCGGTCAATAGGCGAGATTTATCGGACCATAACTAGTTGGTCATGGACAGCTTTGGCACCGCGGAGTGAAATGGGAACCAGACCTTGAATTCCCTTACAGCTCAATCCAGCACCCGATCCAGCAGAGGAGTTAGCCCATGCACGCCTCGTCGACGCCAGGGGCCGCAACCAGATCGACAGTGCCGCCAATCCAGACTTCCGCGTCAGTGCACCGCCGCCGTCGTTGGGGACGACGAATGGGCTCCGGGCTGCGGGTGGTCGCGCTCGCGGCGGCGGTGACCGCGGCGATAACCCTGACCGGCATCATCAACCGACCAGCGGTGACCCTGGCTGCGGGCGACGCGATCGACATCGGGGCCGGCATCTCGGTCACCCCCGCGCCGGGCTGGAGCATCGGTGACCAGGGTCCTGGCTGGGTGACACTGCACAACACCTACTCCACCGCCGAGATGGAGATCAGGGTCAAACCTGCCAACGGAACGGATGCGGTCGCGTTGCTCCAAGCCGATATCGATCAGTTGGCCACCGTGTCGGCGACGGGTCTGACCAACGTCCACGATATGGGTGCCCCCGATGCCGACACCCTGCAAGGCGGACGATTTCAGCAGGAAGCCTCGATCAACTACAGCGCGGACGGATCCTCACGGATGGGCGATATTCCCGTCATCGGCGCCTTCTACGAATTGCTGAGCACTTCAAGCCATCAGTCGGCGTTCATCGTGTTCACCCAAAATGGCGACTCCTCCACGCACTCGGACAACGACGCCGCAATGATGATCAACTCCATGTTGTAACCGTTGGCGGTAGCGGTTGCTAGGCCAACACGCGGACAGCGGCACCGCGGTGCTGGCGGGCCCTGGGCCGATGTGAGAGTTCGTCAGCGCTCATGCCTCGGCCGGTAGCCTGTCGGCCATGAAGAAACTGCTGTCAGCTATGGCGCTGATGATCGCGGTCATCGGCCCGGCCGCGATGTCGGGCATTGTCGCCACGGCTCAGGCTCAACCGATCGCCTTCGAGCCCGATTGGCCGGATCATCCGGACCAAACCCAACACACGATATGTGCTGCCCTCGCCCAGGGTTGGTCCCGCGCCCAGATTGTCGATGCTGCGGAATACGCGAACGATATGAATCTGACCGGTCTTAGTGTCGTTCAGGCTGCACAACGCGCCGACGCGATGATCGATGCGGCTCACGACGCGGTGTGTCCGACGCTGAACGTCGATTGATCCAGACAGCGGGCCGTTGCCCGCAACGGCGGTGGGTGGGCCAAATGTGTTGCGACGCTTCGGTTCAGGTGCAAAGGGTGGGAGCGTCGCACA belongs to Mycobacterium basiliense and includes:
- a CDS encoding HD domain-containing protein is translated as MFPNTPAAAAALTVANRCYTPSLRDHCIRSYLWGAHYAATHRINYDDELLYVSAMLHDMALTDVFDSHTVPFENAGGELAWVFGIAAGWTPERAARAAEIIVLHMRDAVAADVDPESHLLQVATAWDVVGLRPEEFPLETRAEVLARYPRQDFVNEFLTCFENQAARKPGSATAVSVFDHKLASLITTNPLD
- a CDS encoding spirocyclase AveC family protein codes for the protein MSTELTPLLTGAVIFGWGSGIVFTAIGAYLSIRRGRLHPLLLLCISAISFSWIEAPYDWAMYAQFPPALPRMPPWWPLNMTWGGLPSSVPVGYIGYFVLPAVIGAALGRRLSARFGWRRPLTLLSVGLVVGFCWAFVFNAFVGARLGVFFYGYVIPGLAVFEGTKHQYPIYDSLALGFQMMVFTYLLGRTDSDGRNVIEMWADKRSTSRLQLSLLSVGAVVVIGNLLYGAVFAPHLATKLGGWVTSGPTEQLFPGVPNQPR
- a CDS encoding MspA family porin translates to MPLSAVLRRAAVLAVCLVVSVTAPSAGAQPDAQPPPGAVPPDDGTVPPGTPARITTPDGWSLALGAKDEKHVPVAPLTTALSSREYLSSGIFGASLTGPETPRGILEVGYEIGCGIDMSTSNGFVMANSGGVAPSIGAELPLGPGQPPILIPLVTGQYNNLVSVGLKPGFVVVVPVVRKEFKGANPWIMISAFHLKIDGCVGQSFVRSYSTLTRITDESDVVLSYVGSTKAV
- a CDS encoding VOC family protein: MFDALDHVILAVHDLGDATRRYATLLSRGLSRRGDHPGWGTANALFRLNNTYLELITPHGDGPLGRTVAAQLDERGEGPIGLAFATADLDLAHAQLVANGLEPSPVSPGLGRDTETGQVRRWRSALLPQSRTRGVLMVAIEHEAPDRLPEAPPSGSNEAVITGIDHVVLTTSDADAAIALYRDRLGLRLALDRSFVDWGMRLVFLQVGGVTVEIAEPLSDAQLPARTDQLWGLSWRVANADAARTRLAEAGLDVSDVRPGRRPGTRVVSVKNGTCGVPTLLIEPATPA
- the lipY gene encoding triacylglycerol lipase LipY → MSYVFAWPETMSAVATDVESIGLAVAAANQSVTGATTRVLAAAEDEVSAAIAALFSAHGQGYQALSAQAAAFQQRFVQTLVGAGEAYAAAEAANVSPLVALEQALLGMQLEIQQAPTTLATGFTQISNTIITGIFGAPADPPFPATQTGTFTGTPSLATRLEIAALAPVKPLLSLSGLETQLAVPGNPLLALIASDIPPLSWFIGNSPPPLLNLLLGETVQYTTYNGMSVVQITPAHPTGEYVVAIHGGAFIIPPSFLHWINYSVMAHQTGATVQVPIYPLLQEGGTAATVVPQMAGLISSQIAQHGSSNVSVIGDSAGGNLALAATQYLVSQALPVPSSMVLLSPWLDVGMTNPNIAFVQDPLLPVGPAQQIGKVWAGNLAVTDPLVSPLYGSLNGLPPTYVYSGNLDILSPDVFVLQHEAAAVGAPINFVLANSQIHDWILLTLDGPRYWPQINRELGIAA
- a CDS encoding phytanoyl-CoA dioxygenase family protein, which codes for MNIEDDAVTTLEDLKGDLAQRFKWTPSGGGSIEGAIVDADMAALDRDGYVIWENLLGDEQCQQIREIVRPWLGHTGRNTFEGRHTQRIYSVLSRTRVCDRLVDHPRVLAVLDRLLMPNYLLSALQAINILPGETAQLAHHDDGFYPVPRPRAPLAAATIWAIDDFTANNGATVVIPGSQRWGKRRPGPDDRALPVVMPAGSCVFFVGTLWHGGGANTSSGERLAVTAQYCEPWLRPMEAFSLSVSREIARTVSEDIRRMLGYSIHPPFVGAVDGLHPLRLLETEPNL